One Siniperca chuatsi isolate FFG_IHB_CAS linkage group LG3, ASM2008510v1, whole genome shotgun sequence genomic region harbors:
- the LOC122874047 gene encoding cytochrome P450 3A40-like — MCYLLYFSTETWTLLVALITLIFVYACWPYGTFKKLGIPGPKPIPFFGTMLAYRKGFTNFDTECFKKYGKTWGIFDGRQPVLCITDPAMIKTVLIKECYSLFTNRRNFRLNGKLYDAVSIAEDDQWRRIRSVLSPSFTSGRLKEMFDIMKHHSANLISSMKKMADKDEPLELKEFFGPYSMDVVTSTAFSVDIDSLNNPSDPFVTNIKKMLKFDLFSPLFLIVAFFPFMGPVFEKLEFSFFPASVTDFFYAALQKIKSNREATKQKSRVDFLQLMIDSQKNNDPNKVEQDKGLSDHEILSQAMIFLFAGYETTSSSLTFLAYNLATNPHIMKRLQEEVDSTFPNKAPAKYQALMQMEYLDSVINESLRLYPIAARLERVAKASVEINGFLIPKDMVVMVPTWPLHRDPDLWPEPEEFKPERFSKENKENIDPYTYMPFGAGPRNCIGMRFALVMMKLAVVEILQRYSFSVCKETEVPIEMDIQGLLMPKRPIKLKLVPRTEPSS; from the exons ATGTGCTACCTCCTCTATTTCTCCACGGAGACATGGACCCTCCTGGTTGCTCTCATCACACTGATCTTTGT gtATGCCTGCTGGCCATATGGAACATTTAAGAAATTGGGCATCCCTGGCCCCAAACCAATCCCTTTTTTCGGCACTATGCTGGCATATAGAAAG GGATTTACTAACTTTGACACAGAGTGCTTCAAGAAATATGGGAAAACATGGGG catttttgatGGCCGTCAGCCTGTGCTGTGTATCACAGATCCTGCCATGATAAAAACTGTTCTGATAAAGGAGTGTTACTCTCTCTTCACCAATCGCAGA AACTTCCGTCTGAACGGGAAACTGTACGATGCCGTGTCCATCGCTGAGGATGACCAGTGGCGGAGGATCCGCAgtgtcctctctccctccttcaccTCAGGAAGACTGAAAGAG ATGTTTGACATAATGAAGCACCACTCTGCTAACCTGATCAGTAGCATGAAAAAGATGGCAGACAAGGATGAACCCTTAGAGCTGAAGGA GTTCTTTGGACCCTACAGTATGGATGTAGTAACCAGCACAGCCTTCAGTGTAGACATAGACTCACTCAACAATCCCTCAGACCCCTTTGTCACTAACATCAAGAAGATGCTGAAGTTTGACCTTTTCAGCCCTCTCTTCCTCATTGTTG cttttttcccctttatgGGTCCTgtttttgagaagctggagttTTCCTTTTTCCCTGCATCTGTCACGGACTTCTTTTATGCTGCACTGCAGAAGATCAAGTCTAATCGTGAGGCCACCAAGCAAAAG AGTCGAGTGGATTTCCTTCAGCTGATGATTGACTCCCAGAAAAACAATGACCCCAATAAAGTGGAACAGGATAAAG GTTTAAGTGATCATGAGATCCTTTCTCAAGCAATGATTTTCCTCTTTGCTGGCTACGAAACAACCAGCAGCTCTCTCACTTTCTTGGCTTACAATCTGGCGACAAACCCTCATATCATGAAACGGCTGCAGGAGGAGGTCGACTCCACCTTCCCAAACAAG gcTCCAGCTAAGTACCAGGCTCTGATGCAGATGGAGTATTTAGATAGCGTCATCAACGAGTCTCTCCGATTGTACCCCATTGCTGCACGTCTGGAGCGTGTGGCCAAGGCGTCTGTGGAGATAAATGGCTTTTTGATTCCAAAAGATATGGTTGTCATGGTACCCACATGGCCCCTGCACCGGGACCCTGATCTGTGGCCTGAGCCGGAGGAGTTCAAACCTGAGAG GTTCAGCAAGGAAAACAAGGAGAATATTGATCCGTACACGTACATGCCTTTTGGGGCAGGGCCAAGGAACTGCATTGGGATGCGATTTGCTTTGGTGATGATGAAACTAGCAGTGGTGGAGATCCTCCAGAGGTACAGCTTCTCTGTGTGTAAGGAGACTGAG GTCCCCATTGAGATGGACATCCAGGGCCTGCTAATGCCAAAACGACCAATCAAACTGAAGCTGGTGCCACGAACTGAACCCTCAagctaa
- the LOC122874049 gene encoding zinc finger protein 665-like, whose protein sequence is MGEVTVEVDEEVTKQDFSLEPLPEPLLIILSPPPPFLPVPGEPTMFWHKWLKAFEHYVEALGENELIDSSKCVLLENCLGPEGQRIFTTLIQSETTYAAAISALTVFFSSDHASQMYRLKFHQRAQMPGETVEQFVSALEELLRPCNYGDLQDKILLDQLIEKTNCPQFKERLLLERKTLTLDKALVIGKEVESVLNESELFGIHEVSVDIGDYLDPPVQRKAKRGRPRRGERRAKNKTKPHSTKTPTRSSRYKDNYYYSNDKLYYSDEDKSKSADKTNLTCDEAGDKEGKGDDLALSSSSQRMEEEGCDKACDGVDDDDEEEEEEDDDDDDDVDFAISSTKPKGPYCPFCIDRRFRDANKLARHMRTHTKEKPFSCPICAVTFSQSYHMTRHLRNQHGAGPHVCSTCGKSLGSFEELKSHRRTHTSQVPSCPDCHEKFTNNGAFLSHIMSHNTDQSAQQEGQSSQQSEEVTNEEIIESCNKDNHESDASENDADSGNDDSQDKGSEVGVTEDKDTDKAESQDGGSQKEKVASKTKTKGHYCPICVGRRFRGPNKLARHMRTHTKEKPFSCPVCAMTFSQSYHMTRHLRNQHGLGQYICSKCGKSLSSWLEFKAHKKTHAVEGLTCLACDKQFKEKAALVSHLKLHKKVQSSPRSLTCGDCGKVFGRMYHLKRHIVTHRKAANGECYTCPDCQKNFAFPEDLNKHLEIHVKENNGTCPKCDETFSSPEELETHMGVHEKSYICNTCGKKFKVEYALKKHEQGHQDEQYYCSLCRKRFIKLSHYKRHIMVHDRRESRCPHCDSVFLKLTALKYHLRTHTEERPYQCTCCIETFEEKEDLEQHCLKHRKFKRQRPYSCTRCDFAFTTLIELTEHMSSHEGEQPLNCPVCGRTFLNKNKLEKHLSIHTGERPHLCSVCGNGFPSAASLKLHIHIHTGEKPFQCSQCSKSFRSSSGLRLHSRQHMEVRPSYECPECGRTYGRMTELKMHQRYHTGDKPYACTCCSKRFISKDKLNVHMRIHTGERPYSCPHCGQTFTQTGDRNRHISKYH, encoded by the coding sequence ATGGGTGAAGTGACTGTAGAAGTAGATGAGGAAGTGACGAAACAGGACTTCTCCTTGGAGCCACTCCCAGAGCCCCTACTGATAATCCTGTCCCCACCTCCACCTTTCTTACCTGTCCCTGGTGAACCGACCATGTTTTGGCATAAGTGGCTTAAAGCTTTTGAACACTACGTTGAAGCGCTCGGTGAAAACGAGCTCATCGACTCCAGTAAGTGTGTGCTCTTAGAGAACTGCCTTGGCCCAGAGGGCCAGCGTATTTTCACAACACTGATCCAGAGTGAAACCACGTACGCAGCAGCCATCTCAGCGCTGACGGTTTTCTTCAGCTCTGATCATGCCTCTCAGATGTATCGCCTTAAATTTCATCAGAGGGCTCAGATGCCCGGAGAGACTGTAGAACAGTTTGTGTCTGCGTTAGAAGAACTGCTGAGGCCTTGCAACTATGGAGACTTACAAGACAAAATTCTCCTGGATCAGCTGATTGAGAAAACAAACTGCCCACAATTTAAAGAGAGGCTGCTGTTGGAGAGGAAAACTCTGACCTTGGATAAGGCATTGGTTATCGGTAAAGAGGTTGAATCTGTTTTAAATGAATCTGAACTGTTTGGTATTCACgaggtcagtgtggacataGGAGACTATTTAGACCCTCCTGTTCAAAGAAAGGCCAAAAGAGGACGTCCTCGGCGTGGGGAGAGAAGGgcgaaaaacaaaacaaaaccacactCGACTAAAACCCCAACAAGATCATCTAGATACAAAGATAATTACTATTACAGCAATGATAAGCTATATTATAGTGATGAAGATAAGTCTAAGAGTGCTGATAAGACTAATCTGACTTGTGATGAAGCTGGCGATAAAGAAGGTAAGGGTGATGATTTGGccttgtcatcatcatcacagaggATGGAAGAGGAAGGCTGCGACAAAGCTTGTGATGGTgtcgatgatgatgatgaggaggaggaggaggaggatgatgatgatgatgatgatgttgactTTGCCATTTCTTCGACTAAACCAAAAGGCCCCTACTGTCCCTTCTGTATTGACAGGCGCTTCAGAGATGCAAACAAGCTCGCCAGACACATGAGGACGCACACAAAGGAGAAACCGTTCAGCTGCCCCATCTGTGCTGTGACCTTCAGCCAGTCCTACCACATGACCCGGCACCTGAGGAACCAGCACGGTGCCGGCCCACACGTCTGCTCGACATGTGGGAAAAGTTTAGGGAGCTTTGAAGAGCTGAAAAGTCACAGGAGGACGCACACGTCGCAAGTTCCGTCATGTCCCGACTGTCATGAAAAATTCACTAACAATGGTGCATTTCTTAGTCATATCATGTCACACAACACAGACCAGTCTGCCCAGCAAGAGGGACAGAGTTCCCAGCAAAGTGAGGAAGTGACAAACGAAGAAATAATTGAATCATGTAACAAAGATAATCATGAGAGTGATGCATCTGAGAATGATGCAGACTCTGGCAATGATGATTCTCAGGATAAAGGATCTGAAGTTGGTGTGACTGAAGATAAGGACACTGATAAAGCTGAATCTCAAGATGGAGGCAGTCAGAAAGAAAAAGTCGCCTCTAAGACTAAAACAAAAGGCCATTACTGTCCCATCTGTGTCGGCAGGCGCTTCAGAGGGCCAAACAAACTTGCCAGACACATGAGGACGCACACAAAGGAGAAACCGTTCAGCTGCCCTGTCTGCGCTATGACCTTCAGCCAGTCCTACCACATGACCCGACACCTGAGGAACCAGCACGGCTTGGGCCAGTACATCTGCTCTAAATGTGGGAAAAGTTTAAGCAGCTGGCTGGAATTTAAAGCACACAAGAAGACTCATGCAGTTGAAGGCCTGACATGTCTTGCATGTGATAAACAGTTCAAGGAGAAGGCTGCACTTGTGAGTCATCTTAAATTACACAAGAAGGTCCAGTCCAGCCCTCGAAGCCTCACCTGCGGTGATTGCGGCAAAGTATTTGGTCGAATGTATCATTTGAAAAGGCACATAGTGACCCATCGCAAAGCAGCAAACGGCGAGTGTTACACGTGCCCTGATTGTCAGAAGAATTTTGCCTTCCCAGAAGACCTcaacaaacacctggagattcatgtgaaagaaaacaATGGGACTTGTCCGAAATGTGACGAAACCTTCAGTAGTCCAGAAGAACTGGAGACGCACATGGGGGTTCATGAAAAGTCTTACATCTGCAACACCTGTGGGAAGAAGTTTAAGGTCGAGTACGCGCTGAAGAAGCATGAGCAAGGCCACCAAGATGAACAGTATTATTGTTCCTTGTGCCGCAAACGCTTCATCAAGCTGTCTCACTACAAGAGGCACATAATGGTACATGACAGACGGGAATCCAGATGTCCACACTGTGACAGCGTCTTTCTAAAGTTAACAGCTTTGAAGTATCACCTGCGGACTCATACAGAAGAAAGACCGTATCAGTGCACCTGCTGTATTGAGACCTTTGAGGAGAAGGAAGATCTAGAGCAGCACTGCCTCAAACACAGGAAATTCAAGAGGCAGAGGCCGTACTCGTGCACTCGGTGTGATTTCGCTTTCACTACGCTAATTGAGCTGACAGAACACATGAGCTCACACGAGGGAGAGCAGCCGCTGAACTGCCCCGTCTGCGGCAGGACTTTCCTGAACAAGAACAAGCTGGAGAAGCACCTGAGCATCCACACGGGGGAGAGACCTCACCTCTGCTCCGTCTGCGGCAACGGCTTCCCCTCGGCCGCCAGCCTCAAGTTACACATCCACATCCACACCGGAGAGAAACCCTTCCAGTGTTCGCAGTGCAGCAAGAGTTTCAGGTCGTCCAGCGGGCTGCGGCTGCACAGCAGACAGCACATGGAGGTGCGGCCCAGCTACGAGTGTCCCGAGTGTGGCAGGACTTATGGTCGCATGACTGAGCTGAAGATGCACCAGCGCTATCACACGGGGGATAAACCGTACGCATGCACCTGCTGCAGCAAACGCTTTATTAGCAAAGACAAACTGAACGTTCACATGAGGATACACACAGGGGAGAGGCCGTACTCCTGCCCTCACTGTGGacaaacatttacacagactggggacagaaacagacacatcaGTAAATACCACTAG
- the LOC122874050 gene encoding cytochrome P450 3A30-like, producing the protein MGFLPFFSLETWILLITFICVFVMYGTWTYGIFEKLGIPGPKPLMYWGTIHSHNPVYYLADNECAQKYGRVWGMYELRRPVLAVMNPDMLKTILVKECFTYFTNRRSFRLNGDLYDAVSIVEDDHWRRIRNILSPSFTSGRIKEMFSIMKHHSHKLTASLQSKAHDGEVINIKDSFGPYSMDVMASCAFSVDMDSINNPSSPLITHASKLFRFSKSLFFFQGFFPLFLPLMEVLGVSIFPKTSTAFFKTVVEKFRAERNGSSQQNSGDILQHMINSQTANEPKKENQNKGLTDHEILSQVTMFLFAGYETSATTLVFLAYNLARNPEVMKHLQEEIDSTFPNKGPVQYEALIQMEYLDSVVSECLRLYPPVTRLERTAKETVKINGITIPKDMIVMTPVYALHRDSELWPEPEEFKPDRFSKQNKQSINPYTYLPFGIGPRNCLGTRFALVMIKLALVEVLQNYSFSVCEETEIPLKMDNTVFLGPIQPIKLKLVTRSIKCN; encoded by the exons ATGGGCTTTCTTCCCTTCTTCTCTTTAGAAACATGGATTCTACTGATCACATTTATCTGCGTATTTGTTAT GTATGGCACCTGGACTTATGGAATATTTGAGAAGTTGGGGATCCCAGGTCCCAAGCCTTTGATGTACTGGGGCACAATTCACAGCCACAACCCC GTTTACTACTTAGCTGACAACGAGTGCGCTCAAAAGTATGGGAGAGTATGGGG CATGTATGAGCTCAGGAGGCCCGTGCTGGCTGTGATGAACCCTGACATGTTGAAAACCATCCTGGTGAAGGAGTGCTTCACCTACTTTACCAACCGGAGG AGCTTCCGTCTGAATGGGGACCTCTATGACGCAGTGTCTATTGTTGAGGATGATCATTGGAGACGGATTCGTAacatcctctctccctccttcaccTCTGGCCGTATAAAGGAA ATGTTTAGCATCATGAAACATCACTCCCACAAACTGACAGCCAGCCTGCAGTCCAAGGCACACGATGGTGAAGTTATTAATATAAAAGA CTCCTTTGGTCCCTACAGTATGGATGTGATGGCGAGCTGTGCATTCAGTGTGGATATGGACTCGATCAACAACCCCTCAAGTCCCCTCATCACCCACGCCTCAAAGCTGTTCAGATTCTCCaaatctcttttctttttccaag GGTTTTTCCCCTTATTTCTTCCTCTAATGGAGGTGCTGGGTGTCTCCATTTTCCCTAAGACTTCTACTGCTTTCTTCAAAACGGTTGTGGAGAAGTTCAGAGCAGAACGCAATGGGAGCTCACAACAG AATTCGGGAGATATCCTTCAACATATGATCAACTCTCAGACAGCCAATGAACCcaagaaagaaaatcagaatAAGG GTCTTACTGATCATGAGATCCTTTCTCAAgtgacaatgtttttgtttgctggTTACGAGACGAGTGCCACCACTCTCGTTTTCTTGGCCTACAATTTGGCAAGAAATCCAGAAGTCATGAAACACTTGCAAGAGGAGATAGACTCCACTTTCCCTAATAAG GGTCCAGTCCAATATGAAGCTCTGATACAGATGGAGTACCTAGACAGTGTGGTCAGTGAGTGTCTGAG GCTCTACCCTCCAGTTACACGTCTAGAACGAACAGCCAAAGAAACTGTCAAGATCAATGGAATCACAATCCCAAAGGACATGATTGTTATGACCCCAGTCTACGCTCTGCACCGCGACTCTGAGCTATGGCCAGAGCCAGAGGAGTTCAAACCTGACAG ATTTAGTAAGCAGAACAAGCAGAGCATCAACCCATACACTTACCTGCCGTTTGGGATCGGGCCGAGGAACTGTTTGGGGACGCGATTTGCTCTGGTGATGATTAAACTGGCCTTGGTGGAAGTTTTGCAGAACTACAGCTTCTCAGTCTGTGAGGAGACAGAG ATCCCTTTGAAGATGGACAATACAGTCTTTCTCGGACCCATACAACCAATCAAACTAAAGCTGGTGACACGTTCAATCAAGTGCAACTAG
- the gpank1 gene encoding LOW QUALITY PROTEIN: G patch domain and ankyrin repeat-containing protein 1 (The sequence of the model RefSeq protein was modified relative to this genomic sequence to represent the inferred CDS: inserted 2 bases in 1 codon) — MAALGFTPASGQDVFSIETTEQSSSTTSRVLSGEEARQFYENLMKDEKGQDVSRSAISKKDYRREHQNKQRDSRRVRRRVRAAEMHRGQTDSAVQRGISGESEGNQRRETSNSERSMELLGLRLLRCAHEGDITSLKELLSKGVDINFQDTYFWTAVMCASWSGQRDAVRLLLQHGAAWVGVVDTQGRDAKDLALEAGHREVLEELESYGRSTHRETQSDSSAPQLQWCGVCCNEYSSSLSSHLSSTLHQFSLRRPPPTPYYCLXPSSNSYKMMVRSGWKPGTGLGPEGEGPQQPVSTVLKRDQKGLGYGQMKRAKVTHFQARDHDAVKPPSKVKEERGGKGQRKEESRRKEQKDKNWERDFRASFYL, encoded by the exons ATGGCTGCTTTAGGCTTTACTCCTGCCAGCGGGCAGGATGTTTTCAGCATTGAAACAACCGAACAATCCAGCTCTACAACAAGCCGTGTACTCAGTGGGGAAGAGGCCAGGCAGTTCTACGAAAATTTAATGAAAGATGAGAAAGGGCAAGATGTATCAAGGAGTGCAATTAGCAAGAAAGATTATCGCAGAGAGCATCAGAATAAACAGAGGGACAGTAGAAGAGTGAGGAGGAGAGTCAGGGCCGCAGAGATGCATCGGGGTCAAACCGATTCTGCTGTGCAAAGAGGGATTAGTGGTGAAAGTGAAGGCAACCAAAGAAGAGAGACAAGCAACTCAGAAAGGTCCATGGAGCTCCTGGGGCTCAGGTTACTGCGCTGTGCCCATGAGGGGGACATCACTAGCCTCAAAGAGCTGCTCTCAAAGGGGGTCGACATCAACTTCCAG GATACTTACTTCTGGACGGCGGTAATGTGTGCAAGCTGGTCAGGACAAAGAGATGCGgtgaggctgctgctgcaacacggAGCAGCCTGGGTCGGAGTGGTTGATACACAGGGAAGGGATGCCAAAGACCTGGCGCTGGAAG cgGGCCACAGGGAGGTATTGGAGGAGTTGGAGAGCTATGGGAGaagtacacacagagagacacaatcTGATAGCAG TGCCCCCCAGCTTCAGTGGTGCGGTGTGTGTTGTAACGAGTACAGCAGCAGCCTGTCATCACATCTCTCCTCCACTCTACATCAGTTCAGTCTGCGGCGTCCTCCACCCACCCCGTACTACTGCCT CCCCTCCAGCAACAGCTACAAGATGATGGTTCGTAGCGGCTGGAAACCAGGGACAGGGCTGGGGCCAGAGGGAGAGGGGCCTCAACAGCCAGTGTCAACTGTGCTGAAGAGAGACCAGAAAGGCCTGGGGTATGGACAGATGAAAAGAGCCAAAGTTACTCACTTCCAAGCCAGAGATCATGACGCAGTGAAACCACCATCCAAggtgaaagaagagagaggaggaaaaggacagaggaaggaagaaagtaGGAGAAAGGAGCAAAAAGATAAGAACTGGGAAAGAGATTTCCGTGCCTCTTTTTACCTTTGA